A window of Drosophila nasuta strain 15112-1781.00 unplaced genomic scaffold, ASM2355853v1 ctg14_pilon, whole genome shotgun sequence contains these coding sequences:
- the LOC132797561 gene encoding uncharacterized protein LOC132797561, producing the protein MSNIETSEAEAELLAKFLKLPRVARSPQSGGPASAPPKVDELVFSFDAGEEAATPKRAREDRSPGVSSEAVPKKIKIHRSLQEAVEELGELIDGLIKTFTPREVRHVTQINKNTFARIKTVQIEMAASLKMSAVETVEQVTAKTLDEVFNSVRSSSTQTSPSNAVTTVEDKRKTVSSTKPISKQRIYPTVKNKAEKESVRQDTEGRNTTNKPPRRRRRPDAIIIQPTDGISYSEVLKLVTRSNDSKLQSVGEQVRRVRKTAGDGLILEMGMNSKPSMLKMKDELSEALGLKAKVRALTQETILEIRDIDCLVSKEDVLVACEKLSQANLELSAIKALRPGFDGMQLAIVSMPKEAASSILQNGKIRIGWTSCRVRERGLRGQKKRGATNAWSLDILLSFARARSTALGAA; encoded by the coding sequence ATGAGCAATATTGAGACGAGTGAGGCGGAAGCTGAGCTGCTGGCAAAGTTCCTCAAGCTTCCAAGAGTCGCAAGATCGCCCCAGAGCGGAGGGCCTGCATCTGCGCCCCCAAAGGTGGATGAGCTTGTGTTTAGCTTTGATGCAGGCGAAGAAGCGGCAACGCCCAAAAGAGCCCGGGAGGATCGGAGTCCTGGTGTCTCATCTGAAGCGGTGCCAAAAAAGATTAAGATCCATAGAAGCCTTCAAGAGGCGGTAGAAGAGCTGGGCGAGTTGATCGATGGGCTGATTAAGACATTTACGCCCAGAGAAGTGCGACACGtcacacaaataaacaagaatACGTTCGCACGAATCAAAACCGTGCAAATTGAGATGGCAGCTAGTCTAAAGATGTCGGCTGTAGAGACAGTGGAGCAGGTGACCGCAAAGACACTGGATGAAGTCTTCAATAGCGTACGTAGCTCGTCGACGCAGACCTCGCCGAGTAATGCGGTGACCACGGTTGAAGACAAGCGCAAAACTGTTTCGTCCACGAAGCCCATATCCAAGCAGCGTATTTATCCTACGGTTAAGAATAAAGCAGAGAAGGAAAGCGTGCGTCAGGATACTGAAGGGCGCAACACCACAAATAAGCCACCGAGAAGACGCAGAAGGCCGGACGCCATTATTATCCAACCCACGGATGGTATATCCTATAGTGAAGTGCTCAAATTGGTGACGCGTAGCAACGATAGCAAGCTACAGAGCGTCGGTGAGCAAGTAAGGCGGGTAAGAAAAACTGCCGGCGACGGACTGATTTTGGAAATGGGGATGAACTCCAAGCCTTCTATGCTAAAAATGAAGGATGAATTAAGCGAAGCGCTCGGTTTGAAAGCCAAAGTGAGAGCTCTAACTCAGGAAACCATCCTAGAGATCAGAGATATAGACTGCCTGGTTTCTAAAGAAGACGTGCTGGTAGCCTGTGAAAAACTCAGCCAAGCGAATCTGGAGCTAAGTGCCATCAAAGCACTTAGGCCAGGTTTTGATGGTATGCAGCTGGCAATTGTTAGTATGCCGAAGGAGGCTGCATCATCTATTCTACAGAATGGAAAAATCCGGATAGGCTGGACAAGCtgtagagtgagagagagaggtctGAGAGGCCAGAAAAAAAGAGGTGCTACAAATGCCTGGAGTTTGGACATATTGCTAAGTTTTGCAAGAGCACGATCGACCGCTCTGGGTGCTGCCTAA